A genomic region of Notamacropus eugenii isolate mMacEug1 chromosome 3, mMacEug1.pri_v2, whole genome shotgun sequence contains the following coding sequences:
- the CCR4 gene encoding C-C chemokine receptor type 4: METTLDYGNYYSSDLPSPCSKGGVRDFGKLFLPPLYSLVFLFGLLGNFMVVLVLLKYKRLKSMTDVYLFNLAISDLLFVFSLPFWVYYVADQWVLGTAFCKIISYMYLVGFYSGIFFIMLMSVDRYLAIVHAIFALRARTLTYGVITSLVIWSVAMLASLPVLLFSTSYTENNNTYCKEKYPGNSTTWKIMSSLEINILGLLIPLGIMLFCYTRIIKTLHRCKNDKKNKAVKMIFAVMVVFLLFWIPYNIVLFLEILVELEVFQDCTFGMQLDYALQATETLAFVHCCLNPVIYFFLGEKFRKYIKQLFKTCRGPLRFCKHCSFLQVYASETPSSSHTQSTMDHEIHDAL, from the coding sequence ATGGAAACCACTTTGGACTATGGCAATTATTACAGCTCCGACCTCCCCAGTCCTTGCAGCAAAGGGGGAGTGAGGGACTTTGGAAAACTCTTCCTGCCACCATTATATTCCCTGGTGTTCCTATTTGGTCTGCTGGGCAACTTCATGGTGGTTTTGGTCCTACTCAAATACAAGCGGCTCAAGTCTATGACTGATGTGTACCTGTTCAACCTCGCCATTTCTGATCTGctctttgttttttccctccccttctggGTCTATTATGTTGCTGACCAGTGGGTTTTGGGAACAGCCTTTTGTAAAATCATCTCCTACATGTATTTGGTTGGGTTTTACAGTGGCATATTCTTCATCATGCTTATGAGTGTAGACAGGTACCTGGCAATAGTGCATGCTATTTTTGCCTTAAGAGCCAGGACTCTGACCTATGGTGTTATTACAAGTCTAGTTATATGGTCGGTGGCCATGTTAGCCTCACTTCCTGTCCTGCTATTCAGCACATCTTACACGGAGAATAACAATACTTACTGCAAAGAGAAGTACCCTGGGAATTCAACCACCTGGAAGATAATGAGCTCTCTAGAAATCAACATCTTAGGGCTCTTGATTCCTCTTGGAATCATGCTCTTCTGTTACACCAGGATCATCAAGACCCTGCACCGctgcaaaaatgacaaaaagaacaAGGCAGTGAAGATGATCTTCGCAGTCATGGTTGTGTTCCTATTGTTCTGGATTCCATATAATATTGTGCTCTTCTTGGAGATCCTAGTAGAACTGGAGGTTTTCCAGGATTGCACCTTTGGCATGCAGCTCGACTATGCTCTCCAGGCCACAGAGACTCTGGCTTTTGTTCACTGCTGCCTCAATCCGGTCATCTACTTCTTCCTAGGGGAAAAGTTCCGAAAATATATCAAGCAACTCTTCAAAACCTGCAGGGGACCTTTAAGATTCTGCAAACACTGCAGTTTTCTCCAAGTTTATGCTTCAGAAACACCTAGTTCATCTCACACTCAGTCTACTATGGATCACGAAATCCATGATGCTTTGTAA